agggaagatgaaaggagaactttgaagagtaatgaatgaggaaaatgaaagggaacgaagagtagaagaggtgactggtgtggagcaggaagtagcaaagattagtaagagtgaagtgaggaggacgttgaaaaggatgaagagtggaaaggcagttgttCCTGAtcacatacctgtggaggtatggaagtgtctaggagaggtggcagtagagtttttgactagtttgtttaacaagatcttggagagtgagaggatgctgaggactggaggagaagtgtactggtgcccatttttaagaacaagggagatgtgcagagctgtggcaactacagaggaataaagctgatgagccaaacaattaagttgtgggaaagagtagtggaagctcggctaagggcagaggtgaacatttgtgagcagcaatatggtttcatgcctagaaagagtacaacagatgcagtatttgctttgaggacgctgatggagaagtacagagagggtcatagggagttgcattgtgtcttcgtagatttagagaaagcgtatgacagggtgcagagagaggagctgtggtattgtatgaggacgtctggagtggcagagaagtatgttagagtggtgcaggacatgtatgagagctgtaagacagtggtgaggtgctgtaggtgtgacagaggagttcaaggtggaggtgggtctgcatcaaggatcagctctgagccccttcttgtttgctatggtgatggacagactgacagatgaggttagacaggaatctccatggactatgatgtttgcagatgacattgttatttgtagtgagagcagggagcaggtggaggaaaatctagagaggtggaggtctgctctggaaaacagaggaatgaagcttagcaagacagaatacatgtgtgtcaatgagagggacccaggtggaacgttgaggttacagggagcagaggtgaagaaggtgcaggactttaagtacttagggtcaacggttcagagcaacagagagtgtggaaaagaggtgaagaggcgagtgcaggcaggttggaacaggtggagaaaagtgtcaggtgttgtgtgataaaagagaatcagcgagaatgaaaggaaagatgttcaagacggtggtgagaccagagatgttgttcggcttagagacagtggcactgaagacaagacaggaggcagagctgcaggtagcagagcttaagatgttgaggttctctttgggagtgacgaggatggacaggatcaggaatgaggacatcagagggacagctcatgttagatgttttggagataaagtcagagaggacagattgaggtggtttggacatgttcagaggagaaactgtgaatatatcagtagaaggatgctgaggttggagcttttatggatgtagtgagagaggacatgaagttagttggtgtgagtgaagaggatgcagaggacagtgttagatggaggcacatgattcactgtggagacacctgaaagggaacagcccaaaggaaaagaagactgaGATTGTTAATGTACTGcagattttatttcaaacagcCAGGACCTGGATAACTTCAAGAGAGGCTAGATTTACCAGGGGCCACTATGCAAATGacctatttttgttttcttgttattggacagtaaatagtaataaatacaAGTCTCTCTATCCTCCAGTTcgtccctcagtgtctctcctccagaagtctccgtcctctccagtcagctgccacgctacaggtttctaccctgacagagccacaatgttctggaggaaagatggacaggagcttcatgaggacgtggaccatggagagatcctccccaaccatgatggaaccttccagatgagagttgatctgaacatttcatcagtcaaacctgaagactggaggagatacgactgtgtgtttAATCTCTCTGGTGTTGAAGACATCGTCACCAAACTGGACAAAGCAGTGATCAGGACCAACTGGGGTAAGACAGAGATAAATACAGTGAAACAGCCTTAAACAGAATCATTATTGGCATCACTTTCTTTGTAAATTgattaacaaatcaaaaactgatGCATCTCATTACCAaatattcagaccctttgctgcAGCACTGACTTTGGGgtcaggtgcatcctgtttgcttTAACTTTGGCAAATTGATTGGACataatttacaaaatgacaGATCTGCGTTTACAGTGTCATCCCACAGCTTACACCACATGTAGAGTAAAACAAGCCAAGAAGCCAAAGAATCCTCtgtggtctgcacttatttagcgcttttctacctattggcactcaaagcactttacactgcttcttattcacccattcacaatcacacacacacacactcatacactgatgggggagctgctatgcaggtggccaacactcactgggagcaactaagttggggttcagtgtcttgctcaaggacacttcgacatgtgaccagacgggccggggattgaaacaacaactgcaagattggtgggcaaccgctctaccttcctgtgccacagtcaccccaggACTGAAGGAAAACCAAGTGaacaaagcaagaaagaaaaatcttcCAACAAGTAGCAAACTGAAgataaatttgaaaaagtatttatcTTATAATGCATCAGCTCATCTGGTCTAGTGGGTGAAATTATTCGTTTTAGCTCCACACAATCTGCTTCTCATACTAAAAAGCTAAAGTCGATGACACATAGATGAATTTATCTTCAGTCTAAATGTTGTGTTCTGGTTCCAGTTCCTCCCTCACAGGTTCCTGTTGGTGCTGTCGTTGGAGTTGTTGtaggactgatgctgctgtcagtctgcatcactgGACTCTTCATCTGGaggaagaacaacaacaatggTGACAGATGGAGCTGTTTTAAATGATCATGAAGCCATTTTTTATACCACTGTTGGATTTAACATGttgatttaaattcaaaaatattatatttataattatatatgtAGCCAAATGTAAtatctcttcttttttgtgcTAATGAACACTTGCTTTGTCTCATGTCCgttcactattttttttatttagcattaaacaatttcacttttctttctgcttgtgGCTTCAGAACCTTTGCCTCCATCAAACTCATCATAATCTGCTGTGCAAACATCTAGTAAATGAAAGACACAACTATAGTAACCTGCTATATTACGTTTAACATAATAAGTAAAAATTCTGTCTGTGCCTGAACTGAATTTGCTACATAAACTCACGTGTGCATTTGTCTattcttaaaaaacatttaaagtagtTTGTAGTTAAACATGAAGATCACTTGAGTCTCTTTAAACAATTGTACATATTCTCATTCAGTTCCAGTGAAGTCAAGTGGAACTTATGAAAACTCATTCTTGTATGTAAatgaatgaagaagaaaaacaagaactcAATTTATTAAAGGCCATTTAAACTAATAAGCTTTTTTTCTGACTAACGTCTCTGAGCACAGCTTTCTGCCCAAATGTGACCTGATTATTTCATATCAAAGAagttttagtatttttgttgAGTTGATGGAAACTCAACGAGGAGCAAAAGCTCCTCTCACTGGTTCAAGTGGGAATTTACATCATCTGCAATGTTTGAATTAAAGAGGTTTACAGGggagaacaggtgaaaacaatgagGGTTAACAAGGAGAGAGGTAAAGAAACTAACTAGGAAATGGTACTGAgggacttcaaaataaaagccaggggcaggaagtaaaactaaagaaaatctAAGAACCAGGACTGTGACAGATATAGGTTTTGTTATCCAGCCAATTAATAAACTACTTATAATTAGAACATATGTAATATGTTATGACTCTCCAGTGACAGAGAACCATCagttggtgttaatgttgtggtcgATTGATTTTGATAGAAAGAGTTGAGGAGAGTGGAGATGAGTGTGTTTGAAGGAGGGACTCTGTCTTCTAGAGAAGTGACAAGTTCCTGGTTTGACAGTGAAGAAGGAAGAGAGGCAGCATTAAGTCATCAGAGCCTCAACATGGACGttcatcacattttaatctgcttcttcttcctctgtgagtatttttattttctagacTTATTTGGATTTTCTGAATGAGCTTTTTCTCTTAGTTTTAATGGAGGTTTAgtttagtcacacacacatcagcattgctctgtttgttctgtctcttcCATGTCTCAATACTATGCAGCATTAGTGCAACTTTTCTCCACTTGCTCTTCATCATAACCTAAGACTGTCACTGGGCGTCTGTCTGGACATGACTCACTTCTTAGTGAAAAATGGTGATAAATTGTGCAGCACAAACCCTGTTTCAAGAGAAGTTCCTCTTTAAATATGTCACTTATTTAAATTTACTCTGTTGtatagtagaaaaagtttgtcaatgtgaaaaatatcaaaaatattaattattttcagtctttttttgtgtctcagtttttaTCTCTGCTCCTTCTatctttagcattttctttaggTGTTTTCTGTCTATTCAGTGCTGCTAACACACAAAGTAAGTTCCTGTTCATGCTGCACACAAAGTGGTACTTCTGACTTTTTCATGGTGGGTTCCTCCCATACACAGCACACCACTTGTGTCTCATTTAGGTTAGTCCAGCGTCTTCTTCATGGGTTGTTGCTTGTCCAGCTGTTGTCCTCTGGGTTCCTCTAGTCTCAGCGAATTAGCTCCAgcaaaaccacaacattaacaccaactGATGATTGTGGTGAACAGGCTCCAGGCCCTCTGGGACCCACCGGGAATAaccggttacagataatagatgaatGGATATTGTTCTTACTTCTTTACCTTCTTGTAATTCTGAGATAAACAAACACTACTATGAAATATTGGTAGCAGCATTTTTAACTAACAGAAAGTTGTGAtatgcaacacatttaaaactttgattCTCGTGCAAAGAGGAAATACTGTGACAATGTGTGCAGGAACAGAAATATCAAACTTTAGGTCACTGCCCACATCTCCAGTTTGTCTAGAAGTTCAGCAGGTCTGGTCTTGTGATTGACAGCTATTccctaaagaaaaataaaacagtttggaCACATtctcattcagtgtttttctttgttatttctgCAATGTAGAATAAATTTCAAGGACACATCTCAACATCAGCTTTTCCGAGAGGACACTTTATAAACAAGGCCTTCATGGTTTAATTGCTGCAAAGAAGCTGAGAGGGACCAGAAAGAAGATGAGAATTGCTTTAGaccaagaaatacaaaaaagaaatagctATTAGACCAGTAGAACATGTACGGTTTAGTCTGACGAGTCTGAACTTGGGGTTTGGTTTGGCTGCATTGTTCCACCTGCTGTGACTTTGTGGTGTAATATCTGCATGTCTGGTTCCCACTGTGAAGCATGGATGAGGTGATGGTGTGGGGTGTTAGTCAGTGATTTCTTCAAGGAGTTCAGGACACCTTCAGCCAGCATGTCTACTACAACATACTGTAGGATTTGCATTTAGTGAGACCAAGATTattctttcaacaggacaatgagcGAGCATCAGGTGACCTGGCCTCCACAATCACCTGACTTGAACCCAAATGAGATGGTTTGAGAGTAGTTGCCAACAGAGTGATGGAAACTCAACCTTTCCAGGTCCCTGTCTCTCAAAGCTGGCTGAGACACAAAGTGGCCACTTTGAAGAATCTAACATTTAAAgtcatttgctttgtgtttcGATCCTAATTGTTTGatgtcaacaaaataaacccaaaaaatacaaaatgagaaCAGAGACTGACTCCCAACAAAAAAGCAGTGTGGAAAATCAGCCCAATCAGACAAGTGAAATTTAAACTGTCAAGTTTAACAATTTGTTTAACAGTTTGTGTTCAGCTAATATGTAAAATGATGGACCTGcttaaagggaaatttaaagaAGAATCTTTAGCTACGTACATTGTTTTTACTCCAGTCTGAGATTTGGATCAGTTTCTTCTGACACGAGGCTGTTGAGCAACAATCTTCCTCTacactgttaaaatgtttcagagtTGATGCACATCTTACTCtccttgtttcatttcataGCACATGCAGTGAGCTGCCTGTCAATGTTATTACAGGTTGCACCAGCCTATTGAATATCTGTGTGGGATATATGTAATGTGTACAGGACACAATTTATtgaaagaagaacaaacagaCCAGCCCTCTCACACTGAGGCAGACTGACCCACTAGGAGAATTCATGAGCTTCCTAGGTTGTAATTCACAAGCTACTACACCAATTAATAACTGTGATAGATAAAAATGGTCACTGTAATGTTGACAAGCTTGAATGAGATCAACACATCTGTTGAGGAACATGTGACAATAACTGATtaggaaaagaaatcaaaccacaaatagtgatcacatgaacacaatgacagactgaatgactgaagggaaacaaaatgatcaacatCACTCAGTTAAAACAGACTCAAACAGGTGGATGagagaattttacattttctaaatctttgACAGAATCAAAAAGTGTGACTGTAGTAGAAGTGATGAGCTCTGTgctcagtgtgactgtgtggaaatgtaaaacaggaatCATCATCAGACTGTAGCATCTTACAGGAAGATAGTAACTATTGATTGTTCATCTTTTCAACAGCTCTGCAAGATGGACACACTGGTCTCACCAATGCACAAATCACCACTCGTACAGGAACTGAAGGAGGAAACATCAGAGTTACATGTTCATTTTCTTTACCTGGAACCAGGAAGTTGTTCTGTAAAGGAGACTGTACAACAGGAAACATTCTCATTGAAACAACCAGTAACAGAGCTCAGAGCGGCAGATACAGTATTGAATATAAAGAAGAATTTTTACAATCACCTTCGACAATCATGTATGTGAGCATCACACAGCTGAACAAGTCTGACTcaggattgtacaggtgtagttTGGACAGAATTCTGTTCCCAGATTCGCATCATGAGTTTGAGATCATTGTCACAGAAGGTGAGTTTCAACTGAAAGTTctgaaaatgttccttcatgTCTGTGAAGCTTCTCATGTTACAAATCAGCAGGTAAAATAAGTGCTGCATCTTTTCATcattaacagtaaaaacaagctAAACAACTAACAGCTAATGTTCTACATGAATCAGCACAAGAGCAGGTGTTACCACTTCCAATATCCTGTTAGTGGCTTATTCAGAAACATTGGTACATTTGCTGAACCTCTGTCAATATGTGTGGATGATCAAAAACTAGAACTTCaccaacacaaccacacaccaagcaaacacaacacaaaatgtaacaagCAGCTAAAAAGAATGATTTACTCATCTACCAGCAAGAACTAGTCAGCTCCACATCCatcttgtttccttttctctcttttagctcTCACTAACCAGTAACAGCCAGTCTGATGTTCTTCTCTGCACAGTCTCCTCAAACGTTGTTTTCTTGCTGCATCTGTGATGTTTAGTGAACACCTATGGATGAACTCCATGAATGGATGTATTACAAGAATACTGAgctacagtaatctcacaattGAGGCCTGTTGTCAGGACGACAGAAAAGCAGTTCATCTTATTAACATCATGAGGAAAACAGCATCTCCTCTGGATCATTATCTGATTGTTTCATTGTTCACAGCTTCAACCTCTTCACCACCAAGCACAGCTCTCCAACCTTCAACAACATCATGTACATTCtcttcattatcatcatcatcttcaccatcatcatcttcaccATTTTCATCAACACAGAGTTTAAGCTCCAGTTCAGGAAGATTCACAACTTCATCCTCCACTGAAACCTACAAACAGCCTGAAACAGGATCATCAGGTACATTTAAAGTTCCCTCTATAATAAACATAGTGTTACtcagcacagaaacatgaacatgaccCTCAGTGACAGTTGCTGTAGACCTGATACAATGATGcactaaagaaagtaaaaagtaaaaatgctacaCTACAATATCAGTGCATTATTATGTGATCTTTAAAATTCACAAGATCACCAAGTGGTGCTGAACTGCTGTTTATTAGAGAGAAAACGAAGATAAGTAACAGCAATGACCAGTGAGATATGGAGTCAAAACATGctcagttgaccatggaccacagggtcagtggcttgaTCCCTGCTcgcggctacatgtcgaagtgtccttgggcaagacactaaacccccaagttgctcccggtgggtcaggtgaacaccttgcatggcagccactgccatcggtgtgtgtgtgtgtgaatgggtgaatgggaatcaacattgtaaagtgctttggataaaagtgctatataagtgactatttgCCATTTATTTACCATAATCACATGACTTGGTAAAACAAACGTGTGCATGATTAAAGCATAGACATAACGTGGTAAATCCTCTTCTTAGATTGACGTGGTTACAAGAGCTCGTGATAATCTTGATTCTTTAGGGACATATAACAATACTCATAATCCTTAGTCACACGTGTGGTcggcaacagagagtcaataggAAGCAGTTACTCACAAAACCAGAGTAGCAGCAGAGGCAGGTCAGAAAAATGTAGCGTGGTCTGAACCATAGACAGTAATGAGGATTTCaatgaaggctggaaagtcacagatgatctggcagcttggtgagagGACTGAGGACGTATATAAgcagagtggtgagagcaggtgaaactgattactgGTGGTTGGTTAAACAGGGAAAATGTGacgggaccaggaacaggaagtggtggTTTTTCTTTGACTGTggtttgatttgcattttttgctaaagcctttgtttaaaaaagaggaagaaattgACAATAAATGATTCAGACTGAATATACAGCTGAGGAGAACTGGAAGTGAGCTGTCAGTTTAGATGTGACCTCCACCTGCCCCCCTCCCATGAGCAATGCTGAGCAGTCCTACACACTTAGAGGAGACAAACTTTGAAGCAGCAactacttttttctttgcatttatcCATTTATACTTACAAGCACATTTAGATTTGCAAGTTTACTGAAGACGTTAAATCTGTTGGATTTCTTCAATCACCCATttgttagattttattttgtgcgAGAGTTGAAGTTTAAAGGCTACAGAGGGAGTTTATCTAGTGTCTGACCTGCCAGGCTCAGAGGAGGGAATAGATAACAGATAGTTAGAAAGACATTGAAGCTTTCAGGTAGAAATCCCAGACATAGAAGTGATATCATCATAATGTCATTGTGACAGTGGTTTGTGGatataatgtaaaacatgtttaaattatgtgaGATAATTTGAGATACGTGATATAACAATCAAACATTGTGGTCTCTAAAGTCTTATTTATTAGTTTGAGATTAAAGTCTttgatatttgtgtatttgttaatAGAAATCCTtcatcctctctcctctttctcactCACCTTCTGTGTCTCTTGTTCAGTTTCCCTCCTGGTTCCTTTGGTTCCTGTacttgtggtggtggtggttgtagttgtGTTAGTTGTTGTTGGGCTGCTCCTCTGCAAAAAGAAGACAAACGACTCTGATGGTGAGTTAACTCATGACAACAGTGGAAACACAAAAGACATTAAGCACTTTTGTTTGTTCTCCACTAAAATTCAGAGACAAATATACGTTTTactgcatcacattttttttttttataaagaaaacataatacaatgttttctttataatcACATAAGTCAAAGTTAAAATTTGAAGAAGTAGAATTTAAATcgagtactgagtttgtgtacttttaccacctctgtctctcaccATGATCTGTATCTGGAATAATAActcatttaaatgtgtctgttcCACAGGTTTGAACATGAGGGGAATCTCAGACCAAACCAACATGGAGgtgattttaaagcttttttcctctgtttcttctcACTGTCAGCTCTtaggacattttctaaatgaatcatatAATCCATGATCCCCACTCAGAGGTTcaaaccaacactgaatcttctctactcactgttagtgtctgtcagtctgtaacCTGGATTATTTCCAGCTGAAGCCAAAACATCAGATTATTCATTAGTCTCATGTCCCATCGACTGGGGGTGAACGTAAAGGCTTCACCCCCACCTGCTATTGAATAATCAAAAcgttccattttcttttcttgctttcaagaagacagaagagaatCTGGACTTTTTGTAAAGATGGATTCAGAGAACTCTAAACAACTTAATGTTGTAGATATGTTTCAATCAAATACAGACAGATTGAACTATGGCAGAGATGTAGGATGAAAGAAAACCAGTGTTCAGTCacatttttcttccttgttgAAACATTCTCCCCTAAATCAAAGTGAACAGAGTCTAACATCACCCCTCATACTGACACTAAGCTCACTGGCAAATGAAGCATGTTTCAGCTCCTGTTTTCACAGGTTTCCTCATGTGCGAGCTGATCCCACACTGAAATCTAGCAGAGTTTCTCCCGTGAGGACAGTTCTGACTCTCTGATCTACCTGATCTATGTTCAGCACcaaatgagacaaaacacagtgattataggacacaaacacagtttgagGGACAAACATCTGTCTCTGGGCCTTAATTGTTCCTGTTTAAAACATCACCTGTAGAAATATATTGACAGCTCCTGTTTTCACAGATTTCAGCTGTTCTGTCATTTCCTGTCACATCTGTAaacttcctgttgtttttctttttgtcattcagTTTTCCAACTATGAGAACTGTCCACCAGCCTCCACAGGCCAGGACTCCACCTACCAGAGCCTCAATCCAGTAACCAGGGACCAGGACCAGATCTACTGTtcactcacacagaaacactagtGATACTGTCTgggttttgtttctgtgcagcttCATGCTCTGGTGTCACAGTATGAATATGAGGGAGCTCCAATTTAAGATCCAAGTTATTATGACTTCCTGGATGAATCGCTGTGGTCTTGGACTAATTTGGAATTTTAGTCActtctgttcttcttctcttttcaacacaaatattatattttctaattaGAAATTCAagtttgtaaatgtgtctttttaaggGTTTCAATGCTTAATTTTGTCTTtagtcacttttaaaatgtttaattcaatAATGTCCAGAGGAATCAGCTCTAGTGTCCAGACTTCATAtatgaaacaggctttagagagagaggagacatgGACGATCAAGAAACTGCAGGTGTCTCTCTTTGTGAGTCTGTTAGACAGAAGAGGAACAGAAAAGGAAACtttaatttacaaaagaaataaaaaaaaaaacacaaaaattgtcTAATCTCCATCAATCAGAGATGAGCACCGTGTTTATTATCtctgaaaatgtcattgtgatTTGCTTATGACAAAGGACTGTGTTCCAGAAATAAATAAGTTGGAAAAACGTAACAACaaaactcttccgcatcttcctatgcacttaaatctataaaaaaaaacaaagaaaaaaaaacttcctctttgctctttctctcacttgcatctcgtgaaatgataagactttgctttgatgttttctccttgacttagattcttgctct
The nucleotide sequence above comes from Channa argus isolate prfri chromosome 1, Channa argus male v1.0, whole genome shotgun sequence. Encoded proteins:
- the LOC137101418 gene encoding uncharacterized protein — protein: MELIVFLLVFLPVTESVKHSLTYFLTTSSGLQTFPEFEAVLVFDGVQVGHCDSISKRAEPRQDWVKKLNEDKPENVDWHTNRCIATYQFSKAITEKIQQHFNQTGGFHFFQEISSCERDDKTGEVGGYQQYGYDGETFILLDLKNQRWVYTEQAVTFKPMWDQHNALLNYHIKFLNGDCIQWLNMYLEYGKSSLQRKVRPSVSLLQKSPSSPVSCHATGFYPDRATMFWRKDGQELHEDVDHGEILPNHDGTFQMRVDLNISSVKPEDWRRYDCVFNLSGVEDIVTKLDKAVIRTNWVPPSQVPVGAVVGVVVGLMLLSVCITGLFIWRKNNNNGDRWSCFKELRRVEMSVFEGGTLSSREVTSSWFDSEEGREAALSHQSLNMDVHHILICFFFLSLQDGHTGLTNAQITTRTGTEGGNIRVTCSFSLPGTRKLFCKGDCTTGNILIETTSNRAQSGRYSIEYKEEFLQSPSTIMYVSITQLNKSDSGLYRCSLDRILFPDSHHEFEIIVTEASTSSPPSTALQPSTTSCTFSSLSSSSSPSSSSPFSSTQSLSSSSGRFTTSSSTETYKQPETGSSVSLLVPLVPVLVVVVVVVVLVVVGLLLCKKKTNDSDGLNMRGISDQTNMEFSNYENCPPASTGQDSTYQSLNPVTRDQDQIYCSLTQKH